From Rhodoferax sp. AJA081-3, the proteins below share one genomic window:
- a CDS encoding matrixin family metalloprotease, translated as MRHLNCFILLLAAAASHAQDFKSSPLHGERESPQYVLGSSFQSWAGGQINWYYNPLNQPSNLSTTEVVAAIQRAATRWSGMCRVTFNYLGLTSTLPNLDGPASSVDQVNVFGWGLLQGDNAPYSAVTKSWWIGSSYIDADIVMNTAQFWTMTELEGIMTHEIGHALGLSHSDVPASVMYASPYHSTSYMITLRGDDANGCAVLYGTATTAESNRAFNWAEAVYAQYLSPNAAVSGTLEGYYYRYYSGTRSYVGTRNGTVYYMGPDGVIQNMGSLGSYFLQVRGAGY; from the coding sequence ATGCGCCACCTGAACTGTTTCATCCTGCTGTTGGCGGCGGCGGCCAGTCATGCGCAGGACTTCAAGAGCTCCCCACTGCATGGTGAGCGAGAAAGTCCGCAGTACGTGCTGGGCTCGTCCTTCCAGTCGTGGGCGGGTGGCCAGATCAACTGGTACTACAACCCGCTCAACCAGCCCTCCAATCTGTCCACCACTGAGGTGGTAGCAGCCATACAGCGTGCGGCGACTCGCTGGAGCGGCATGTGCCGGGTGACGTTCAACTACCTGGGTCTCACGTCTACCTTGCCCAACCTGGATGGCCCTGCGTCCTCCGTGGACCAGGTCAACGTTTTCGGCTGGGGCCTGCTGCAAGGTGACAACGCACCCTATTCGGCGGTGACCAAGAGCTGGTGGATAGGTTCAAGTTACATCGACGCCGACATCGTGATGAACACTGCGCAGTTCTGGACCATGACTGAGCTGGAGGGCATCATGACACACGAGATCGGCCATGCGCTGGGCCTGAGCCACTCGGATGTGCCGGCCTCGGTGATGTATGCCAGCCCCTACCATTCGACCAGTTACATGATCACCCTGCGTGGTGATGACGCCAATGGCTGTGCCGTGTTGTATGGAACGGCCACCACCGCTGAATCCAACCGCGCCTTCAACTGGGCCGAGGCCGTGTATGCCCAATACCTGTCACCCAATGCTGCCGTGTCGGGCACGCTGGAGGGTTATTACTACCGCTACTACTCCGGCACCCGGAGTTATGTGGGCACGCGCAATGGTACGGTCTACTACATGGGCCCCGACGGCGTGATTCAGAACATGGGCAGCCTGGGCTCCTACTTCCTGCAGGTGCGCGGCGCGGGCTACTGA
- the cobT gene encoding nicotinate-nucleotide--dimethylbenzimidazole phosphoribosyltransferase yields MNTPIPQLADIHDAALTQALQTTLNNKTKPLGSLGRIEDLALQIGQILGTEQPVLEQPQMVVFAGDHGLTARGVSAFPSDVTWQMVENFLAGGAAVSVLALQNGIALTVVDCGVKHDFLAGLAAGTQRPGLQVRKAQGAEQGTADSSAQAAMTAAQCGEALQHGVDLVKGLPGNALLLGEMGIGNTSAASLLLARLAGLDIAQCTGAGTGLDAPAVLRKTEVLREVLARHADAKAPLDVLAALGGFEIATMVGAVLQAAAERRVIVVDGFIATSAVLVAHALQPLVLQRCIFAHRSGERGHEFMLQHLGVRALLDLGLRLGEGSGAALAWPLLLSSCAILSDMASFASAGVSEKSDAPAHTA; encoded by the coding sequence ATGAACACTCCCATCCCCCAACTGGCCGATATCCACGACGCTGCCTTGACCCAGGCCCTGCAAACCACACTCAACAACAAGACCAAGCCCTTGGGGTCCCTGGGCCGTATCGAAGACCTGGCCTTGCAGATCGGCCAGATCCTAGGCACGGAGCAGCCGGTGCTGGAGCAGCCGCAAATGGTGGTGTTTGCCGGTGACCATGGTCTGACCGCGCGCGGCGTGTCGGCCTTTCCCAGCGATGTGACATGGCAGATGGTGGAGAACTTTCTGGCCGGTGGTGCGGCCGTCAGTGTGTTGGCGCTGCAAAACGGCATTGCGCTGACGGTGGTGGACTGCGGTGTCAAACACGACTTTCTGGCCGGCCTGGCGGCGGGCACGCAGCGCCCAGGTTTGCAAGTGCGCAAGGCCCAAGGGGCAGAGCAGGGCACGGCAGACTCATCCGCACAGGCCGCCATGACTGCTGCCCAGTGTGGGGAGGCCCTGCAGCACGGCGTGGACCTGGTCAAAGGCCTGCCCGGCAATGCGCTGCTGCTGGGCGAAATGGGCATTGGCAATACGTCGGCCGCATCTTTGCTGCTCGCGCGTCTGGCGGGGCTGGACATTGCGCAATGCACCGGCGCGGGCACCGGCTTGGACGCACCTGCCGTGCTGCGCAAGACTGAGGTGCTGCGCGAAGTGCTGGCCCGCCATGCAGATGCCAAGGCCCCGCTGGATGTATTGGCCGCGTTGGGTGGTTTTGAGATTGCAACCATGGTGGGCGCCGTGTTACAGGCCGCGGCCGAACGCCGTGTCATCGTGGTCGATGGTTTTATCGCCACAAGTGCCGTGCTGGTGGCCCACGCCTTGCAGCCACTGGTGCTGCAGCGCTGCATCTTTGCCCACCGCTCCGGCGAACGCGGCCACGAGTTCATGCTGCAGCACCTGGGCGTGCGGGCTCTGCTGGACCTGGGCCTGCGCCTGGGCGAGGGTTCTGGCGCGGCACTGGCCTGGCCGCTGCTGTTGTCCAGCTGCGCCATCCTGAGCGACATGGCCAGCTTTGCGTCGGCCGGTGTGTCAGAAAAGTCTGACGCACCCGCGCACACGGCCTGA
- a CDS encoding matrixin family metalloprotease, with amino-acid sequence MRKIITTAVLLVCAVSSHANDHKARVMPDDRETPNYVLGTTQQKWPLGVVLWYYNPTSQPASLSTETVVNAIKVAADRWSGMCNVRFRYMGTTTNRPYGGEDSFAVDRRNVVGWDLLKGEDSDAAAITYSWSNSGVLLDADIAINTDMPIPWTAQRLDGVLTHEIGHMVGIKHSNTVDSVMSADPYNSFAYMRVLRGDDAKGCAALYGAADTATSNRTFNWAEEAYPEFIAPGPSVSGTFEGYYYRYYPGTNTYLGSRNGTVYFMGPTGLIYDVGTLDYYSPWVTSWGY; translated from the coding sequence ATGCGCAAAATAATAACCACTGCGGTGCTGCTCGTGTGCGCCGTTTCCAGCCATGCCAATGACCACAAGGCAAGGGTCATGCCCGACGACCGGGAAACCCCGAACTACGTCCTGGGCACTACCCAACAAAAATGGCCTCTCGGCGTGGTCTTGTGGTACTACAACCCCACCAGCCAGCCTGCTAGTCTGAGCACCGAAACGGTGGTCAATGCGATCAAGGTTGCGGCCGATCGCTGGAGTGGCATGTGCAACGTCCGTTTTCGCTATATGGGCACCACAACGAACCGGCCTTACGGTGGCGAAGACTCCTTTGCGGTTGACCGTCGCAACGTGGTGGGATGGGACCTGCTCAAAGGCGAGGACAGTGATGCGGCGGCCATTACCTATTCGTGGTCAAACAGCGGCGTACTGCTGGACGCGGACATCGCCATCAACACCGACATGCCGATTCCGTGGACGGCTCAGCGGCTCGACGGTGTGCTGACGCACGAGATCGGGCATATGGTCGGCATCAAGCATTCGAACACCGTGGACTCCGTGATGTCGGCTGACCCGTACAACAGCTTTGCCTACATGCGCGTGTTGCGAGGTGATGATGCCAAGGGTTGTGCTGCCTTGTATGGCGCAGCCGATACCGCAACTTCCAACCGGACCTTCAATTGGGCCGAAGAAGCCTACCCCGAGTTCATCGCGCCCGGCCCCTCGGTGTCGGGCACGTTTGAAGGCTACTACTACCGCTACTACCCGGGCACCAACACCTACCTGGGCAGCCGCAACGGCACGGTGTACTTCATGGGGCCTACCGGGCTCATCTACGACGTGGGTACCCTGGACTACTACTCGCCCTGGGTCACCAGCTGGGGGTACTAG
- a CDS encoding adenosylcobinamide-GDP ribazoletransferase, translating to MVQTVRHFLLAIQFFTRIPVTGRLADWVGYSPAMLRASAAHFPGVGVVVGLLVAALTAVLLACLPPSPFTPLVAAVLGTVLSVMVTGGFHEDGLADVADGLGGSSDRERALVIMKDSRVGAFGVLAVVLALLAKVSLLALIGSESPPWMLLGIFAAHVVSRTWPLLLIRLMPHVGDAAGSKSKPLADQISTGSLVAAGIWCFVALAPVFAALVAMNIGVIGSGAWAALLPLAVALLASGLAFVYMGRLLWRRLQGFTGDGLGATQQVCEIAFYLGLALAI from the coding sequence ATGGTCCAGACCGTTCGCCACTTCCTGCTGGCTATCCAGTTCTTCACCCGCATCCCGGTGACGGGGCGGCTGGCGGACTGGGTGGGTTACAGCCCGGCCATGCTGCGCGCCAGCGCCGCGCATTTTCCGGGTGTGGGTGTGGTTGTCGGACTGCTGGTGGCGGCACTGACCGCCGTGTTGTTGGCCTGCCTGCCACCCAGCCCGTTTACGCCGCTGGTCGCGGCCGTGCTGGGCACGGTGCTCAGTGTGATGGTCACCGGCGGTTTCCACGAAGACGGCCTGGCCGATGTGGCCGACGGCCTGGGTGGCAGCAGCGACCGCGAGCGGGCCCTGGTCATCATGAAAGACTCGCGTGTGGGCGCCTTTGGTGTGCTGGCCGTGGTGCTGGCCCTGCTGGCCAAGGTGTCGCTGTTGGCTTTGATTGGTTCGGAAAGCCCGCCGTGGATGTTGCTGGGCATCTTTGCGGCCCATGTGGTGTCGCGCACCTGGCCGCTGTTATTGATCCGGCTGATGCCCCATGTGGGGGATGCGGCGGGGTCCAAGTCCAAACCCCTGGCGGACCAGATCAGCACCGGTAGTCTGGTGGCGGCAGGCATTTGGTGTTTTGTTGCTCTAGCCCCCGTATTTGCTGCATTGGTTGCTATGAATATAGGAGTTATTGGGTCCGGGGCGTGGGCGGCACTGCTGCCATTGGCTGTCGCGCTGCTGGCCTCTGGCCTGGCCTTTGTCTACATGGGCCGCCTGCTGTGGCGCCGCCTGCAGGGTTTCACCGGTGATGGCCTAGGCGCCACGCAGCAGGTGTGTGAGATCGCCTTCTACCTGGGCCTGGCCCTGGCCATATGA
- a CDS encoding TAXI family TRAP transporter solute-binding subunit, translating to MTQSIRFTLLSLRDLLVSAGPFVALAVVLLALAYWWLDPNPPKRVTLATGPEQSAYEAFGKRYATLLAKDGITVELLPSEGSADNLRLLREGKADFGFVQGGTREADGPDDADLESLGSLFLEPVWLFYREAAAPATTTPPHTLESLTQLNGLRVNVGTPGSGVPSLVRKLLDSNRVDLSKLTLSELEQTPATVALLGGDLDAIVFASAPESLMVQMLLQTPGIKLMDFAQNEAYSRRFAFLSPVLLPRGVVDLASDVPPSNVRLVAPTTTLLTRASTHPALLQLFALAGNTIHGSAGWFKRTREYPNVHNNELPVAQEAERSIQGGAPLLQRYLPFWVANLVERMWLAMGIILAVLLPLSRVVPPLYAFRVRSRIFRWYAQLRALEARAEDCTDTAPLLDELNQMDRHAEKIVVPLSYTDELYSLRNNIQLVRKKLLQNNNTARQ from the coding sequence ATGACCCAATCCATACGCTTCACCCTGTTGTCCCTGCGCGACCTGTTGGTCTCGGCCGGCCCCTTTGTTGCCCTGGCGGTGGTACTGCTGGCCCTGGCCTATTGGTGGCTGGACCCCAACCCGCCCAAACGCGTGACCCTGGCGACCGGCCCGGAACAAAGCGCGTACGAGGCCTTTGGCAAGCGTTACGCCACACTCCTGGCCAAGGACGGCATCACCGTGGAACTGCTGCCGTCTGAAGGCTCGGCAGACAACCTGCGCCTGCTACGCGAAGGCAAGGCCGATTTTGGGTTTGTGCAAGGTGGCACGCGTGAGGCCGATGGGCCGGACGATGCCGATCTGGAGTCTTTGGGCAGCCTGTTCCTGGAGCCGGTGTGGCTGTTTTACCGCGAGGCCGCGGCCCCGGCCACCACCACACCACCCCACACCCTGGAATCACTCACACAACTCAATGGCCTGCGCGTCAACGTGGGCACACCCGGCAGCGGCGTGCCCAGCCTGGTGCGCAAACTGTTGGACAGCAACCGGGTGGACCTGAGCAAACTGACGCTGTCCGAGCTGGAGCAAACGCCCGCCACGGTGGCCTTGTTGGGCGGTGATCTGGACGCCATCGTGTTTGCATCCGCGCCCGAATCGCTGATGGTGCAGATGCTGCTGCAAACACCGGGTATCAAGCTGATGGACTTTGCGCAGAACGAGGCCTACTCCCGCCGCTTTGCCTTCCTGAGCCCGGTCCTGCTGCCGCGCGGTGTGGTCGATCTGGCCAGCGACGTGCCACCGAGCAACGTGCGCCTGGTAGCCCCCACCACCACGCTGCTGACCCGTGCCAGCACCCACCCGGCCCTGCTGCAATTGTTCGCACTGGCGGGCAACACCATACACGGCAGCGCCGGCTGGTTCAAACGGACCCGCGAGTACCCCAATGTGCACAACAACGAGCTGCCGGTGGCGCAGGAGGCCGAGCGCAGCATCCAGGGCGGTGCGCCGCTGCTGCAGCGTTACCTGCCCTTCTGGGTGGCCAACCTGGTGGAGCGCATGTGGCTGGCCATGGGTATTATTCTGGCGGTGCTGCTGCCGCTGTCGCGCGTGGTGCCGCCGCTGTATGCGTTCCGGGTGCGTTCGCGCATCTTCCGCTGGTACGCGCAACTGCGCGCGCTGGAGGCACGGGCCGAAGACTGCACGGACACCGCGCCCCTGCTGGACGAACTCAACCAAATGGACCGCCATGCTGAGAAGATTGTGGTGCCGCTGTCCTACACCGATGAGTTGTATTCGCTGCGCAACAACATCCAGCTGGTGCGCAAGAAACTGCTGCAGAACAACAACACAGCGCGACAGTAG
- the nth gene encoding endonuclease III, with product MKPAQIEAFFATLKAANPMPVTELEYTSVFELLTAVLLSAQATDVGVNKATRRLFPVANTPQAILDLGLEGLESYIKTIGLYHSKSKHLLQTCRMLVDLHGGKVPGTREELQALPGVGRKTANVVLNVAFGEPTMAVDTHIFRVGNRTGLAPGKTPEQVEQQLLKRIPAPYMVDAHHWLILHGRYVCQARKPLCWQCGVFAQCGFGDKTPAPAN from the coding sequence ATGAAGCCCGCCCAAATCGAAGCCTTCTTCGCCACACTGAAAGCCGCCAACCCCATGCCGGTAACCGAGCTCGAATACACCAGTGTGTTCGAGCTGCTCACCGCTGTGTTGTTGAGCGCGCAGGCTACCGATGTGGGGGTCAACAAGGCGACGCGCAGGCTGTTTCCCGTGGCCAATACACCGCAGGCGATTCTGGATCTGGGTCTGGAGGGACTGGAGTCGTATATCAAGACCATTGGCCTGTACCACAGCAAATCCAAACACCTGCTGCAAACCTGCCGCATGCTGGTGGACCTGCACGGCGGCAAGGTGCCCGGCACCCGAGAGGAGCTGCAGGCCCTGCCCGGCGTAGGCCGCAAGACGGCGAACGTGGTGCTGAACGTGGCCTTTGGTGAACCCACCATGGCTGTGGACACGCACATTTTCCGCGTAGGCAATCGGACGGGGCTGGCCCCGGGCAAAACGCCGGAGCAGGTGGAGCAGCAATTGCTCAAACGCATTCCCGCGCCTTACATGGTCGATGCCCACCACTGGCTGATACTGCATGGCCGTTATGTGTGCCAGGCCCGCAAACCCCTGTGCTGGCAATGCGGTGTTTTTGCCCAATGCGGCTTTGGCGATAAGACGCCTGCACCAGCGAACTGA
- a CDS encoding MCP four helix bundle domain-containing protein: MNAPRGMAQTMREAIDGLSVRASLGLAFACVVTGAVVIGGFSLYQMGRLNDSTRIIYDQEYTAGQAAEQVRGNVLRASRAQTQLLTASTPQEREGLGKDIETSLADADKKIAVIQGLSSSEESVATTKQLVEILAKWSKRLREYVKFVKEQPLSYLEMDVGVSLEDAGLLNETRKVEKIVDTLVAQRGQSAKATLQQTGEIYKTSVIWVIGIVLLLVAMSIAVGSWVIVRLLRQLGGEPAYAKSIANRIADGDLTMEITLAQNDTQSLLYSLHEMQVRLAERTEQLRQKTNDINAMLQNMPQGVLTVVKGGVIHPEYSAYMATIFETNDIADRPVMELVFGGSNLGADILSQIETTIDSVIGEDEMQYDFNSHLLVTDFDLTMPDGRVKAVALSWSPISDTSGVVDKLMLCVRDVTELKALAAEAGQQKRELDIIGQILAISQEKFSGFIDGSVEFLAENKKIIEDVGPTPQGALDPDTATQLFRNMHTVKGNARTYGLLHLTNMVHEAEQSYEELRQDPDAVWDQEKLLGELARASAAIEEYAHINKVKLGRTGPGRRAGVEKYLMVQKVDIQDALDLMDDSVRGNDLEAMRAAHLRVHNMLKMLGTVRVQEALEGIVESLPSLAKELSKESPIVSIDDHNIVLRTQIADLLKNVFMHLYRNSIDHGIEAPEKRLAKGKPAAGHINLDVSLADGRVVLKLGDDGAGLAVDLIRQRAIEKGLLGADQQASPEEIAQLIFAPGFSTAAVVTEVSGRGVGMDAVKSFVEREEGTIELVFRSADTDSSYRAFDTVISMPGKFAVQAIA; encoded by the coding sequence TTGAACGCGCCGCGTGGCATGGCCCAGACGATGCGTGAGGCGATTGATGGCCTGTCGGTGCGCGCCAGCCTTGGGCTGGCTTTTGCCTGCGTGGTGACCGGTGCCGTGGTCATTGGCGGGTTTTCCCTATATCAGATGGGGAGGCTCAATGATTCCACCCGCATCATTTACGACCAGGAGTACACCGCAGGGCAAGCCGCCGAGCAGGTGCGCGGCAATGTGTTGCGTGCCAGCCGCGCGCAAACCCAGTTGTTGACCGCCAGCACGCCACAAGAACGCGAAGGTTTGGGTAAAGACATTGAGACCAGCTTGGCCGACGCGGATAAAAAGATCGCGGTCATTCAGGGACTGTCCAGCAGCGAAGAATCGGTCGCAACGACCAAACAGTTGGTTGAAATCCTTGCCAAGTGGTCTAAGCGCTTGCGCGAATACGTGAAGTTCGTCAAGGAGCAACCGCTGTCCTACTTGGAGATGGATGTTGGAGTCTCTTTGGAAGACGCTGGTTTGCTCAATGAAACCCGCAAGGTCGAAAAAATTGTCGACACGCTGGTGGCCCAGCGTGGCCAGTCGGCCAAGGCCACCCTGCAACAGACGGGTGAGATTTACAAGACCTCGGTGATATGGGTGATTGGTATCGTGTTGCTGCTGGTAGCCATGTCCATCGCCGTGGGAAGCTGGGTCATCGTGCGCTTGTTGCGCCAACTCGGCGGCGAGCCTGCCTATGCCAAATCCATTGCCAACCGCATTGCCGACGGCGATTTGACAATGGAGATCACACTGGCCCAGAACGACACACAGAGCCTGTTGTACTCCCTGCACGAAATGCAGGTCCGCTTGGCCGAGCGCACAGAGCAGCTTCGCCAGAAGACCAACGACATCAACGCCATGCTGCAGAATATGCCGCAGGGTGTGCTGACGGTGGTTAAAGGCGGGGTCATCCACCCCGAGTACTCCGCCTATATGGCGACTATTTTTGAGACCAACGATATCGCTGATCGGCCGGTGATGGAGCTGGTGTTCGGCGGCTCCAACCTTGGCGCCGACATACTGTCCCAGATCGAAACCACCATCGACTCCGTGATCGGTGAAGACGAGATGCAGTACGACTTCAACTCGCACTTGCTGGTTACCGATTTCGACCTGACGATGCCGGATGGGCGCGTGAAAGCGGTAGCGCTGAGCTGGTCGCCAATTTCTGACACCAGCGGCGTCGTCGATAAGCTCATGTTGTGCGTACGAGACGTGACCGAACTCAAGGCATTGGCAGCAGAGGCGGGACAGCAAAAACGCGAGCTCGACATCATTGGCCAAATTCTGGCCATCAGCCAAGAGAAATTCTCCGGGTTTATCGACGGCTCCGTCGAGTTCTTGGCTGAAAACAAGAAAATTATCGAAGACGTTGGCCCCACGCCCCAGGGCGCCCTTGATCCCGATACGGCCACCCAGTTGTTTCGCAACATGCATACCGTTAAAGGCAATGCGCGTACCTACGGCTTGCTGCACCTGACAAACATGGTTCACGAGGCTGAACAGAGCTACGAAGAACTGCGGCAGGACCCCGATGCGGTGTGGGACCAAGAAAAACTGCTTGGTGAATTGGCCAGAGCATCGGCTGCGATTGAAGAATACGCACATATCAACAAGGTCAAATTGGGCCGAACAGGTCCGGGGCGTCGCGCCGGTGTCGAGAAATACCTCATGGTGCAGAAGGTAGACATTCAAGACGCGCTGGATTTGATGGACGACTCTGTGCGTGGGAATGACTTGGAGGCCATGCGAGCAGCACACCTGCGGGTACATAACATGCTGAAAATGCTGGGCACCGTTCGCGTGCAGGAAGCGTTGGAGGGCATTGTGGAATCTCTACCCTCACTTGCCAAGGAGCTGTCCAAAGAGTCACCAATCGTCAGCATCGACGACCACAACATTGTGCTTCGTACACAGATTGCAGATTTGTTGAAGAACGTCTTCATGCACCTCTACCGCAACTCCATTGACCACGGTATTGAGGCGCCAGAGAAACGCCTGGCCAAGGGCAAGCCCGCAGCTGGCCACATCAACCTGGATGTGTCATTGGCAGACGGGCGCGTCGTGTTGAAGCTTGGTGACGACGGTGCTGGTCTGGCGGTTGATTTGATACGTCAAAGGGCTATTGAAAAGGGCCTCTTGGGTGCCGACCAGCAAGCCAGCCCCGAAGAAATTGCGCAACTGATCTTTGCCCCGGGCTTCTCCACTGCAGCAGTGGTGACCGAGGTGTCGGGCAGGGGTGTTGGTATGGACGCGGTCAAGAGCTTTGTCGAGCGCGAAGAGGGAACCATTGAATTGGTGTTCCGCAGTGCCGATACCGACAGTAGCTATCGAGCCTTTGATACGGTGATCAGCATGCCTGGCAAGTTTGCAGTTCAGGCGATAGCTTAG
- a CDS encoding histidine phosphatase family protein has protein sequence MKLWLVRHAQPLVEAGMCYGASDIAADPAATQQAAQGLAAVLPQGVCVVSSPLQRCEQLTEVLRGLRPDLTYRHDARLVEMDFGQWEGQRWDSIPRAELDGWTAAFDTWRCGSAESVADVMRRVGAVWDETRALQQPTVWITHAGVIRAATLLAQGQRQIRNASAWPKTAPAWGEWQQLDL, from the coding sequence ATGAAGCTCTGGCTGGTGCGCCACGCCCAACCGCTGGTGGAGGCCGGCATGTGTTATGGCGCCAGCGACATCGCTGCAGACCCCGCGGCCACACAGCAGGCTGCACAGGGCCTGGCCGCCGTATTGCCGCAGGGTGTCTGCGTGGTGTCGTCACCGCTACAAAGATGTGAGCAGCTCACTGAGGTTCTACGGGGGCTACGGCCTGATTTGACTTATAGGCATGATGCCAGACTGGTGGAGATGGACTTCGGCCAATGGGAGGGCCAACGCTGGGACAGCATCCCCCGCGCCGAGCTGGACGGCTGGACCGCCGCCTTTGACACCTGGCGCTGCGGCAGCGCCGAGAGCGTGGCCGACGTCATGCGCCGCGTGGGCGCCGTGTGGGACGAAACCCGGGCCTTGCAGCAACCCACGGTGTGGATCACCCATGCAGGGGTCATTCGCGCGGCCACGCTGTTGGCGCAAGGGCAGCGGCAAATACGCAATGCCAGCGCATGGCCAAAGACCGCTCCCGCGTGGGGAGAATGGCAGCAGTTGGACCTGTAG